A genome region from Drosophila ananassae strain 14024-0371.13 chromosome Y unlocalized genomic scaffold, ASM1763931v2 tig00000101, whole genome shotgun sequence includes the following:
- the LOC123258202 gene encoding piggyBac transposable element-derived protein 1-like, with translation MSQKTFETIRRHIHFNNNDNNLPLTDSRHDRLFKIRPLIQEINNNFGKVPKEQFLCVDEQICSTKARSHMKRYNPNKPHKWGYKIYVLSGNSGFCYKFEIDSGNENVVLLNEPDLGAASNCVVRLAREVPRHQNFRLYFDNYFNSLPLLNKAKKEYIQIDRPFAVAQYNSYMGGVDLIDSIIGRYKILLRSKRWQVRIFYHLLDLTISNAWLLYKRVMKANGYPGKVLSSSDFRLDIAEVLTKVNTKSKLGKRSSVIENELQLKKQRGPTQHVPNQMVRQDQVGHWPIWADKRIRCKFPNCAGYSQVMCNKCGVALCFNKRNNCFTNFHLN, from the exons AtgtcacaaaaaacatttgaaacaATCAGACGTCACATTCATTTCAACAACAATGATAATAATCTGCCTTTGACTGATTCCCGTCATGATCGGCTTTTCAAAATACGACCACTTATTCaggaaattaataataattttggaaaAGTACCTAAGGAACAGTTTTTGTGTGTCGACGAACAGATTTGTTCAACAAAAGCAAGATCACATATGAAACGGTACAATCCTAACAAGCCTCATAAATGGggatataaaatatatgttttaagCGGTAATTCGGGCTTCTGCTATAAATTCGAGATTGATTCTGGCAATGAAAACGTAGTACTACTTAACGAGCCAGATCTAGGAGCAGCATCAAATTGTGTTGTAAGATTGGCCAGAGAAGTCCCCAGGCATCAGAATTTTCGCCTATATTTTGacaattattttaattcattACCTCTTTTAAA CAAGGCCAAAAAGGAATATATACAAATTGACCGTCCTTTCGCTGTAGCACAATACAACAGTTATATGGGAGGCGTTGATCTGATCGACAGTATAATCGGaagatataaaattttattgagaAGCAAACGTTGGCAAGTCAGAATCTTTTATCATTTACTGGACCTTACAATCAGCAACGCTTGGTTGTTGTATAAACGTGTTATGAAGGCAAATGGATATCCTGGAAAAGTTTTAAGTTCATCAGACTTTCGGCTTGATATCGCAGAAGTGCTAACAAAAGTTAACACTAAATCAAAATTGGGTAAACGAAGTTCCGTCATTGAAAATGAATTGCAGCTAAAGAAGCAGAGAGGTCCAACTCAGCATGTACCAAACCAAATGGTACGACAGGATCAGGTTGGACATTGGCCAATTTGGGCAGACAAAAGAATAAGATGCAAGTTTCCAAACTGTGCAGGATATTCTCAAGTCATGTGCAACAAATGTGGAGTAGCTTTATGCttcaataaaagaaataattgtttcaccaattttcacttAAATTAA